One stretch of Rosistilla oblonga DNA includes these proteins:
- a CDS encoding IS4 family transposase, which yields MQPTSIAYEFQDIQLGDKRLNDRAEALLASLAANPSASINEACSGWDETKAAYRLFDNPNVDPEAILGAHAEKTLQRIKAQDTVCIAQDTTELDYTAHPPEGVRNLDRLGRRGLYDHSHIAFTPEKLCLGVVGVKFYDRDKEALGTSKKREGQPLHTGEGQRWLDGYRKACEIAGKCPETQIVSLADREGDIYDIFVEADQHETPAQFVIRSQRKRSLPEKDPDGGPAAYKKMRAEIASAQPVAYREVQLPQTPERTKGSGNKQHPGREARTAKLEIRAKRMTLRAPHNKQSSMPPVEISVVWVSEIDGPGDGTEVDWLLLSSLPVDTIAQTLRIVDLYVARWPIEVFFRVFKTGCRVEEIQLEARDRLIRALMFYKVIAWRIMFVTFLGRECPELPCDVVFSEAEWKSVWKVVEKTAPPKQAPELSQFIPVLATLGGYNHREGDGPPGAEVIWRGTRRMLDFALCWQAFGPDQ from the coding sequence ATGCAACCGACCAGTATCGCATACGAATTTCAAGATATTCAACTTGGAGACAAACGTCTCAACGATCGAGCCGAAGCGTTGCTCGCCTCGCTGGCGGCCAACCCTTCGGCCAGTATCAACGAAGCTTGCAGTGGCTGGGACGAAACCAAAGCCGCTTACCGTCTATTCGATAACCCCAACGTCGATCCCGAAGCCATTCTCGGGGCTCACGCTGAAAAGACACTCCAACGAATCAAAGCCCAAGACACCGTTTGCATCGCACAAGATACCACCGAACTGGACTACACCGCGCATCCGCCCGAAGGCGTCCGCAATCTCGATCGCTTAGGCCGCCGTGGACTTTACGATCATTCCCACATCGCCTTCACGCCGGAGAAACTTTGTCTCGGGGTGGTCGGTGTTAAGTTCTACGATCGCGACAAAGAAGCGCTCGGCACCAGCAAGAAGCGAGAAGGCCAACCCCTACACACCGGCGAAGGGCAACGATGGCTCGATGGTTATCGCAAGGCCTGCGAGATCGCCGGAAAATGTCCTGAAACTCAGATCGTTTCGCTGGCCGATCGCGAAGGAGACATCTACGACATTTTCGTCGAAGCCGATCAGCATGAAACACCGGCTCAGTTCGTCATTCGCTCGCAGCGAAAACGCTCGTTGCCGGAGAAAGACCCCGATGGCGGGCCTGCGGCTTATAAGAAAATGCGTGCCGAAATCGCATCCGCCCAGCCGGTCGCTTACCGCGAAGTCCAGCTTCCCCAAACGCCCGAGCGAACCAAAGGATCAGGAAACAAACAACACCCCGGCCGTGAAGCACGCACTGCGAAGTTAGAAATTCGAGCGAAGCGGATGACTCTTCGTGCGCCACACAACAAGCAGTCTTCGATGCCGCCGGTCGAGATCAGTGTCGTTTGGGTGAGCGAGATCGATGGCCCAGGCGACGGAACCGAAGTCGACTGGCTGTTACTGAGTTCTCTGCCGGTCGACACGATTGCCCAGACGCTGCGGATTGTGGATTTGTATGTGGCTCGTTGGCCAATCGAAGTATTCTTTCGAGTTTTCAAAACTGGCTGCCGGGTCGAAGAGATTCAACTCGAAGCGAGAGACCGACTGATCCGCGCGTTGATGTTTTACAAAGTGATCGCATGGCGGATCATGTTTGTGACCTTCTTAGGCCGCGAGTGTCCAGAGCTTCCCTGTGATGTCGTCTTCAGCGAAGCGGAATGGAAGTCGGTCTGGAAAGTGGTGGAAAAGACGGCTCCCCCAAAGCAAGCTCCTGAGCTGTCACAATTCATCCCGGTCCTTGCGACCCTTGGCGGCTACAATCACCGCGAAGGCGACGGTCCGCCGGGAGCCGAAGTGATCTGGCGAGGCACGCGGCGAATGCTCGACTTCGCCCTCTGCTGGCAAGCCTTCGGACCAGACCAATGA
- the pepF gene encoding oligoendopeptidase F yields the protein MLPNRDQVATEDTWDLQRLYADDASWEADFKRFDDRMPEYESHRGRLGESAAVLAEVLRFDSEMDRLAERLGTYAFLKTTEDQTNGQYQAMQARFQNLAVRASQASSWMRPELLAIPDDRIQEFIASEELAPFRRQLEQTLRYKPHTLSDGEERLLAMQGEMAGAAGNAFRQLHDADLKFGTIKDHTGRELELSNATFGQLMVSPDRAVRKQAFEQYYEQFEGHKHALAATLVGSIHRDVYYARARNYESALSSSLFPDNVPQTVYDNLITAVRESLPSVHRYFDVRRRKMGLDDIHQYDTYVPVLDSIKKHHTWDQAVEVVLESLKPLGEEYCTTLGKGLRGRWSDRYPNRGKQSGAFSCGSYDGDPYIMMNYKEEVLNDVFTLTHEAGHSMHSWYSSKYQPYEYYNYTIFVAEVASTFNEQLLTEHLLSVADSDQERAYLINQEIDSIRATIVRQTMFAEFEKKTHEMAEAGEPLTVQTFKEVYRGLLNDYFGPDFAIDEQLELECFRIPHFYRAFYVYKYATGLSAAIALSQRVLKGGSSELNDYLSFLKGGCSQDPLDLLKSAGVDMTQPTPVATALQRFNSLVDQLDELL from the coding sequence ATGCTTCCCAATCGTGACCAAGTTGCAACCGAAGACACCTGGGATTTGCAGCGGTTATACGCCGATGATGCGAGCTGGGAAGCCGATTTCAAACGGTTCGACGACCGGATGCCCGAATACGAATCCCATCGCGGACGGTTAGGAGAGTCCGCTGCGGTTTTGGCGGAAGTGCTTCGCTTCGATAGCGAGATGGATCGTCTGGCCGAACGCCTGGGCACCTACGCTTTCCTGAAGACGACCGAAGACCAAACCAACGGCCAGTACCAAGCGATGCAGGCTCGCTTCCAGAACTTGGCAGTGCGAGCGAGCCAAGCCTCCAGTTGGATGCGGCCTGAGTTGCTGGCGATTCCCGACGATCGAATTCAAGAGTTCATCGCGTCAGAGGAACTTGCGCCGTTCCGCCGCCAACTGGAACAAACGCTCCGTTACAAGCCGCACACGTTGTCCGATGGCGAAGAGCGATTGTTGGCGATGCAAGGTGAAATGGCCGGCGCCGCGGGGAACGCTTTCCGCCAATTGCACGACGCCGATCTGAAGTTTGGCACGATCAAGGATCATACCGGCCGCGAGCTAGAACTCTCCAACGCCACGTTCGGGCAATTGATGGTCAGTCCGGACCGGGCCGTTCGCAAGCAAGCTTTTGAACAATATTACGAGCAGTTCGAAGGACACAAGCACGCTCTCGCCGCGACGCTGGTCGGCAGCATCCACCGCGACGTCTATTACGCTCGGGCTCGGAATTACGAAAGCGCTCTGTCCAGTTCGCTCTTCCCCGACAACGTCCCGCAAACGGTCTACGACAATCTGATCACCGCCGTTCGCGAATCGCTCCCAAGCGTCCATCGCTACTTCGACGTCCGCCGTCGCAAGATGGGGCTCGACGACATCCACCAATACGACACCTATGTTCCGGTTCTCGATTCGATCAAGAAGCATCACACCTGGGACCAAGCCGTTGAGGTGGTGCTCGAGTCGTTGAAGCCGTTGGGCGAAGAATATTGCACGACCTTGGGCAAGGGACTGCGAGGGCGATGGAGCGATCGTTATCCGAACCGCGGCAAGCAGAGCGGTGCGTTCAGCTGCGGCAGCTACGATGGCGATCCCTACATCATGATGAACTACAAAGAAGAGGTCCTGAACGACGTCTTCACGCTGACTCATGAAGCTGGGCACTCGATGCACAGCTGGTATTCGTCGAAGTATCAGCCGTACGAATATTACAACTACACGATTTTCGTCGCCGAAGTTGCCAGCACGTTCAACGAACAATTGTTGACCGAACACCTTTTGTCGGTCGCCGACAGCGATCAGGAGCGTGCATATTTGATCAACCAAGAGATCGACAGCATCCGCGCCACGATCGTGCGGCAGACGATGTTTGCCGAGTTCGAAAAGAAGACCCACGAGATGGCCGAAGCAGGCGAACCGTTGACGGTGCAAACGTTTAAGGAGGTCTATCGCGGGCTGTTGAACGACTATTTTGGTCCCGACTTTGCGATCGATGAACAACTGGAACTCGAGTGCTTCCGGATTCCTCACTTCTACCGTGCATTCTACGTCTACAAATACGCGACCGGATTAAGCGCCGCGATCGCGTTGTCTCAGCGTGTGCTGAAGGGCGGATCGAGTGAGCTGAATGACTACTTGAGCTTCCTCAAGGGAGGCTGCAGCCAAGATCCACTGGATCTGCTGAAGTCCGCCGGCGTCGACATGACCCAGCCGACTCCAGTCGCCACCGCGCTGCAGCGGTTCAATTCGCTAGTCGACCAACTCGACGAACTGCTCTAA
- a CDS encoding DNA gyrase subunit B: protein MSDAAPESDATPEPVRREANADYNAADLTHLSDLEHVRERPSMYIGDTTGRGLHHLVYEVVDNSIDEVMAGFAKLVLVTVHTDGSVTVEDDGRGIPVDRHDQLSEELDREVSTLEGVMTVLKFGGKFKEGAYQTSGGLHGVGVTVVNFLSQWCEVEVHRDGMTWTQNYERGVPQGPIQKGHETKKNGTKTTFKPDSHIFQTTKFNFDTLNKRLQELAFLNSGVRIKFFDERNGEESDFCYERGIVEFVEHLNRASDVLHPEVVSFTGHRDDVEYEIALQYSTEFTENVQSYVNNIHTIEGGTHVSGFRSALTRTLNNYGKKEGLFKNITPTGDDFREGLTAVISARVLHPQFEGQTKTKLGNSEVEGIITNGIGENLTKYLEENPKVAKTIVRKGLLAAEAREAARKAKDLLRKRKDALGGGGLPGKLRDCISKNMEECEIYLVEGDSAGGSAEGGRMRDFQAILPLRGKIINAYKSREDKVLANEEVQSMIQAFGTGIGADQDLTKRRYNKIVIMTDADVDGSHIRTLLLCFFYRQMYQLVASGHVYLAQPPLFRVVKGKHREYVQTDEEMKRQLLERGLADGVLETEDGRRVEGAEMRTLCETLAECEEAIVALERRGISLRAHSLRLDPNSGRLPPLHLFVGPEEHWFQDQAELSAFMEQRNVTLEQPEESDEVPAEGAEADAAKKPTLGHLVELHEVRTINSALKEIAPLNFGIEDLIPQERTGATEPRFKLIREENVRGLEDLRTLLAEVRAAGEKGLTLTRFKGLGEMNAEELRETTLDPANRTLIKVNLSDAGAADEMFRLLMGDKVEPRREFIEKHALDVRNLDV from the coding sequence ATGAGCGACGCCGCCCCGGAATCCGACGCCACCCCAGAACCCGTTCGACGCGAAGCCAATGCGGACTACAACGCTGCCGATCTGACCCACCTGTCGGATCTGGAGCACGTTCGCGAACGGCCCAGTATGTACATTGGCGACACCACGGGGCGCGGCCTACACCACTTGGTCTACGAAGTCGTCGATAACTCGATCGATGAGGTGATGGCCGGGTTTGCCAAGCTGGTTTTGGTGACCGTTCACACCGACGGTTCGGTCACTGTCGAAGATGACGGCCGCGGAATTCCCGTCGATCGCCACGACCAGTTGTCCGAAGAACTCGATCGCGAGGTCAGTACGCTCGAAGGAGTGATGACGGTCCTTAAGTTCGGTGGCAAGTTTAAAGAAGGGGCGTACCAAACCTCCGGCGGTCTGCACGGCGTCGGCGTAACCGTCGTGAACTTTCTGTCGCAATGGTGCGAAGTGGAAGTCCATCGCGATGGAATGACGTGGACCCAGAACTACGAACGAGGTGTGCCGCAAGGTCCGATTCAGAAGGGACACGAAACCAAGAAGAACGGCACCAAGACGACGTTCAAGCCCGATTCGCACATCTTCCAAACCACCAAGTTCAACTTCGACACGCTGAACAAGCGTCTGCAAGAGCTGGCGTTTTTGAACAGCGGCGTCCGGATCAAGTTCTTCGACGAACGCAACGGCGAAGAGTCCGACTTCTGCTACGAACGCGGTATCGTCGAATTCGTCGAACACCTCAACCGCGCCAGCGACGTGCTGCACCCGGAAGTCGTTTCGTTCACCGGTCATCGCGACGATGTCGAATACGAAATCGCGTTGCAGTATTCGACTGAGTTCACCGAAAACGTGCAGTCTTATGTGAACAACATTCACACGATCGAAGGCGGTACGCACGTCTCGGGCTTCCGCAGCGCGTTGACTCGTACGCTGAACAACTACGGCAAGAAGGAAGGGCTGTTCAAAAACATCACGCCCACAGGCGACGATTTCCGCGAAGGTTTGACCGCCGTGATCAGTGCGCGAGTCTTGCATCCGCAGTTTGAAGGCCAGACGAAAACGAAGCTCGGAAACAGCGAAGTCGAAGGGATCATCACCAACGGTATCGGTGAGAATCTCACCAAGTACCTCGAGGAGAATCCGAAGGTCGCCAAGACGATCGTCCGCAAGGGACTGTTGGCCGCCGAAGCTCGCGAAGCAGCTCGTAAAGCCAAGGACCTGCTGCGAAAGCGAAAGGATGCCCTCGGCGGCGGTGGCTTGCCAGGCAAGCTCCGCGATTGCATCAGCAAGAACATGGAAGAGTGCGAGATCTACCTGGTGGAAGGTGATTCGGCCGGTGGATCGGCCGAGGGTGGACGGATGCGTGACTTCCAAGCGATCCTGCCGCTTCGCGGTAAGATCATCAACGCCTACAAAAGTCGCGAAGACAAGGTGTTGGCGAACGAGGAAGTTCAGAGCATGATCCAGGCCTTTGGCACCGGAATCGGCGCCGATCAGGATCTAACAAAACGTCGCTACAACAAGATCGTCATCATGACCGATGCCGACGTGGATGGTTCGCACATCCGCACCCTGTTGTTGTGTTTCTTCTATCGCCAAATGTACCAGTTGGTTGCCAGCGGACACGTCTATTTGGCTCAGCCGCCACTGTTCCGCGTCGTCAAAGGGAAGCACCGCGAATACGTGCAGACCGATGAAGAGATGAAGCGTCAGTTGTTGGAACGCGGTCTCGCCGACGGAGTTCTGGAAACCGAAGATGGGCGTCGCGTCGAAGGGGCCGAGATGCGGACGCTTTGCGAAACGCTGGCCGAATGCGAAGAAGCGATCGTGGCGTTGGAGCGACGCGGTATCAGCTTGCGAGCTCACAGCTTGCGACTCGATCCGAACAGCGGCCGTTTGCCACCGTTGCACCTGTTTGTTGGTCCAGAGGAACATTGGTTCCAGGATCAAGCTGAACTGAGTGCGTTTATGGAGCAGCGGAACGTTACCTTGGAACAGCCGGAGGAATCCGATGAGGTGCCAGCTGAAGGTGCCGAAGCGGATGCTGCCAAGAAGCCGACGTTGGGCCATTTGGTCGAATTACACGAAGTCCGCACGATCAACTCCGCGCTCAAAGAGATCGCTCCGTTGAACTTCGGTATTGAAGACCTGATCCCTCAGGAACGAACCGGAGCAACCGAGCCGCGATTTAAACTGATCCGCGAAGAGAACGTTCGTGGCTTGGAAGACCTCCGCACGCTGTTGGCTGAAGTTCGGGCCGCGGGTGAGAAGGGCCTGACGCTGACTCGCTTTAAAGGTCTGGGCGAAATGAACGCCGAAGAGCTTCGCGAAACGACGCTCGATCCGGCAAACCGAACTCTGATTAAGGTCAACCTTTCCGATGCGGGAGCGGCTGACGAAATGTTCCGCCTACTGATGGGCGACAAGGTTGAACCGCGTCGCGAATTCATCGAAAAGCACGCCCTCGACGTCCGCAATTTGGACGTCTAG
- the fba gene encoding class II fructose-bisphosphate aldolase (catalyzes the reversible aldol condensation of dihydroxyacetonephosphate and glyceraldehyde 3-phosphate in the Calvin cycle, glycolysis, and/or gluconeogenesis): MPLVPLRVVLDHAAENNYGVAAFNVNNMEQIQSIMEAANETDSPVIVQASRGARAYSQDAYLRHLMLAATELYPHLPIVMHQDHGNSVETCMSAIENGFTSVMMDGSLEEDGKTPASYDYNVKVTAEVVKQAHAKGVSVEGELGCLGSLESGEGEQEDGHGAVGELTHDQLLTDPEEAERFVAETNVDALAVAIGTSHGAYKFSRKPDGEVLAMSRIEEIHRRLPNTHLVMHGSSSVPQELQDIINAFGGKMKQTYGVPVEEIQRGIKSGVRKINVDTDNRMAITGAIRKVLQEDPSAFDPRAYLKPSREAMKQVCVDRMVAFGQAGNGSKLGKTL; encoded by the coding sequence ATGCCTCTCGTACCTCTTCGCGTCGTCTTGGATCATGCTGCCGAAAACAATTACGGCGTGGCAGCGTTCAATGTGAACAACATGGAACAGATCCAATCGATCATGGAAGCCGCCAACGAAACCGATTCGCCGGTAATCGTTCAAGCTTCCCGCGGTGCCCGTGCCTACTCGCAAGACGCTTACCTGCGTCACCTGATGTTGGCAGCAACCGAACTCTATCCACACCTGCCAATCGTGATGCACCAAGATCACGGCAACAGCGTTGAGACGTGCATGAGCGCGATCGAAAACGGCTTCACCAGCGTGATGATGGACGGTTCGTTGGAAGAGGACGGCAAGACTCCCGCCTCTTATGACTACAACGTTAAGGTGACCGCCGAAGTCGTCAAACAGGCTCACGCCAAGGGCGTTTCGGTCGAAGGCGAACTCGGATGCCTGGGATCGCTCGAGAGCGGCGAAGGCGAACAAGAAGACGGCCACGGTGCTGTCGGCGAATTGACTCACGATCAATTGTTGACCGACCCCGAAGAAGCCGAACGCTTCGTCGCTGAAACCAACGTCGATGCGTTGGCTGTTGCGATCGGAACCAGCCACGGTGCATACAAGTTCTCTCGCAAGCCCGATGGCGAAGTGTTGGCGATGAGCCGCATCGAAGAGATCCACCGTCGCCTGCCAAACACCCACTTGGTGATGCACGGCAGCAGCAGCGTTCCGCAAGAACTGCAAGACATCATCAACGCCTTTGGCGGCAAGATGAAGCAGACTTACGGCGTCCCAGTCGAAGAGATCCAACGCGGTATCAAGAGCGGTGTTCGCAAGATCAACGTCGATACCGACAACCGCATGGCGATCACCGGTGCGATCCGCAAGGTATTGCAAGAAGATCCATCGGCGTTTGATCCTCGTGCTTATCTGAAGCCATCGCGTGAAGCGATGAAGCAGGTTTGTGTCGATCGCATGGTTGCCTTTGGACAAGCTGGCAACGGATCGAAGCTCGGCAAGACCTTGTAA
- a CDS encoding UDP-glucuronic acid decarboxylase family protein yields the protein MQRILVTGGAGFLGSFMCERLVAEGHDVICLDNFFTSQKTNVAHLLGKPNFELIRHDITLPIFLEVDQVYNMGCPAAPGHYQYNPIKTMKTSVMGAINMLGLAKRCGARILQASTSEVYGDPEEHPQTEAYRGNVNPIGPRACYDEGKRAAETLFMDYHRMNKVDVRIVRIFNTYGPRMHPYDGRVVSNFIRQALLNEDITIFGDGQQTRSFCFRDDLVDAIIRMMNNTDGFVGPVNIGNQGEFTIRELAELVIELTGSKSQLIQQPLPADDPTRRKPDITLATKHLGWTPTTPLRDGLAKTIEWFQSIDLNDYRPPTPNYV from the coding sequence ATGCAACGTATTCTCGTCACCGGCGGTGCCGGATTCCTTGGTTCGTTCATGTGTGAACGTTTGGTTGCCGAGGGGCACGACGTGATCTGCTTGGACAATTTTTTCACCAGCCAAAAGACCAACGTCGCGCATCTGCTCGGCAAACCGAACTTCGAACTGATCCGTCACGACATCACGCTGCCGATTTTTTTGGAAGTCGATCAGGTCTACAACATGGGCTGTCCCGCCGCGCCGGGGCACTACCAATACAACCCGATCAAAACGATGAAGACTTCCGTCATGGGAGCGATCAACATGCTGGGTTTGGCCAAGCGTTGTGGTGCCAGAATTTTGCAAGCGAGCACGAGCGAGGTTTATGGCGATCCGGAAGAGCATCCGCAGACCGAAGCTTATCGCGGTAACGTCAATCCGATCGGACCGCGAGCCTGTTACGACGAAGGCAAACGCGCCGCCGAGACGTTGTTCATGGATTACCACCGGATGAACAAGGTCGACGTTCGGATCGTGCGGATCTTCAACACGTACGGGCCGCGTATGCATCCTTACGATGGGCGCGTGGTCTCGAACTTTATCCGTCAGGCGTTGCTGAACGAAGACATCACCATCTTCGGTGACGGGCAACAGACCCGTTCGTTCTGTTTCCGCGACGATCTTGTCGACGCGATCATCCGGATGATGAACAACACCGACGGCTTTGTCGGTCCGGTGAATATTGGCAACCAGGGCGAATTTACGATCCGCGAATTGGCGGAACTGGTGATCGAATTGACCGGATCGAAATCGCAGCTGATCCAACAACCGTTGCCCGCCGACGATCCGACTCGCCGTAAACCGGATATTACCTTGGCGACAAAACACCTCGGCTGGACCCCTACGACGCCGCTTCGCGACGGCTTGGCGAAGACGATCGAATGGTTCCAATCGATCGACCTGAACGACTATCGTCCACCGACGCCAAACTACGTCTAA
- a CDS encoding lysophospholipid acyltransferase family protein yields the protein MQLTSHAIVLLAKMFSGFTVRWVDCQPETCQRVYFANHTSHLDAAVLWSALPKEIRALTRPVAAKDYWDSSRFRRHIAESFNALLIDRKEIKVHQSPVQIMIREMGDVYSLIVFPEGSRSITGEMGSFKSGLYYLSKKRPDLELVPVYIDNVNRILPRGEFLPVPLLSCITIGAPMWLESGEPKNEFLARARDAVRALKDK from the coding sequence ATGCAACTTACCAGTCACGCGATCGTTCTGTTGGCCAAGATGTTCAGCGGATTCACCGTCCGTTGGGTCGATTGCCAGCCAGAAACTTGTCAGCGCGTCTATTTTGCGAATCACACGAGCCATCTGGACGCTGCGGTTTTATGGAGCGCTCTGCCGAAGGAGATCCGCGCGCTGACGCGTCCGGTCGCGGCAAAAGATTACTGGGACAGCAGCCGCTTCCGCCGACACATCGCTGAATCGTTTAACGCATTGCTGATCGATCGCAAAGAGATCAAGGTGCATCAGAGCCCGGTGCAGATCATGATCCGCGAGATGGGCGACGTCTATTCGTTGATCGTCTTTCCAGAGGGAAGTCGCAGCATCACCGGCGAGATGGGGAGCTTCAAAAGCGGGCTCTATTACCTGAGCAAGAAGCGTCCCGATTTGGAGCTAGTGCCGGTCTATATCGACAACGTCAACCGGATTCTGCCGCGCGGCGAATTCCTGCCTGTGCCGCTGCTCAGTTGCATCACGATCGGCGCCCCGATGTGGTTGGAATCGGGCGAACCCAAAAATGAATTCTTGGCCCGCGCTCGCGACGCCGTCCGCGCGTTAAAAGACAAATAG
- a CDS encoding glycosyltransferase family 4 protein produces MIRLSRRPQPRNRRGPLKTMFVITSMPVGGAETLLVNMIDRFDRNRIVPEVCCLKEPGPLGEAIRDRVEVHSHLLTSKFDPRTLPRLISLFRRQQVDAVVTVGAGDKMFWGRLAAWFAGVPVIASALHSTGWPDGVGRLNRLLTPITSAFIGVAASHADYLREQEGFPDAKVFAIRNGVDVQRFAPDPDAASAVREELQIPSDAPLGIIVAALRPEKNHAMYVDVARRVSQQIPGSHWLIVGDGPERPAIEAACSEAGVSDRVHLLGTRHDTPRLLAASNLFLLCSHNEASPVSILEALACQTPVLSTDVGSVKESVRQGETGFLVPPGDAAAMAQHAVELLQTPQLADRLGKAGRELVVGTGSLEAMVDGYESLIQEQYDRQVHSPQASWMQWQPLAALGSRRARG; encoded by the coding sequence ATGATCCGTCTGTCTCGCCGCCCCCAGCCGCGCAATCGCCGCGGCCCGCTGAAAACTATGTTTGTAATCACCAGCATGCCGGTCGGCGGTGCTGAGACGCTGTTGGTCAACATGATCGATCGCTTTGACCGCAACCGAATCGTCCCCGAGGTCTGCTGTCTCAAAGAACCGGGCCCCTTGGGCGAAGCGATTCGCGACCGTGTCGAGGTGCACAGTCATCTATTGACGTCAAAGTTCGACCCGCGGACGCTGCCTAGGCTGATCTCGCTTTTCCGCCGCCAACAGGTCGATGCCGTCGTGACGGTTGGTGCGGGGGACAAAATGTTCTGGGGAAGGTTAGCCGCCTGGTTTGCCGGTGTCCCCGTGATCGCCAGCGCTTTGCATTCGACGGGTTGGCCCGATGGGGTCGGACGTTTGAATCGACTGCTGACACCGATCACGTCGGCTTTTATCGGCGTCGCCGCTTCGCATGCCGACTACTTGCGCGAGCAGGAAGGTTTTCCTGACGCCAAGGTATTTGCGATTCGCAATGGCGTCGACGTCCAGCGGTTCGCCCCCGATCCCGACGCAGCGTCGGCGGTTCGGGAAGAGCTGCAAATTCCCAGCGACGCGCCGCTGGGCATCATCGTCGCCGCGCTGCGTCCGGAAAAGAACCACGCGATGTATGTCGACGTCGCCCGCCGCGTGAGCCAGCAGATTCCTGGATCGCATTGGTTGATCGTCGGCGACGGGCCCGAGCGTCCAGCGATCGAAGCGGCTTGCAGCGAAGCGGGAGTCAGCGACCGGGTTCATCTGTTGGGAACGCGTCACGACACGCCGCGTCTTCTGGCGGCGAGCAATCTTTTTTTGCTGTGCAGCCACAATGAAGCGAGTCCCGTTTCGATCCTCGAAGCGTTGGCTTGCCAAACGCCGGTGTTGAGCACCGATGTCGGATCGGTCAAGGAATCGGTGCGCCAAGGCGAGACCGGATTCCTTGTACCGCCAGGCGATGCCGCCGCGATGGCTCAGCACGCGGTCGAGTTGTTGCAGACGCCTCAACTGGCCGATCGATTGGGCAAAGCCGGCCGCGAGCTTGTCGTCGGAACCGGTTCATTGGAAGCGATGGTCGACGGATACGAAAGCTTGATCCAGGAGCAATACGACCGGCAAGTTCATTCGCCGCAAGCCAGTTGGATGCAATGGCAACCGTTGGCCGCCCTGGGCTCGCGACGCGCAAGAGGATAG
- a CDS encoding polysaccharide deacetylase family protein, with the protein MPNLRQLAIDFRRVVSTPRRQLQLRRLSAKGKAPISVLFYHRVADEQPNDWTIPSDLFQEQMEWIRERFDVIDMQEVQRRIRQQDSRRPAVHITFDDGYAENCRFALPYLIRNKMPCTYFVSYGNCVTGDPFPHDVAAGCPLPVNSLDELKALAGTSVEIGYHTRTHCDCGNLITADDFRDEITDGAAEMRAALDMPLRYFAFPYGLPDNIPIAGIQAAYAAGFQGFCSAYGAYNLPGQDAFHIRRIHGDAEMSRFKNWLSFDARKLYQRPEIRYWLPPANNWEQTQELVG; encoded by the coding sequence ATGCCCAATCTTCGTCAACTTGCAATCGACTTCCGCCGCGTCGTTTCGACTCCCCGCCGTCAGCTTCAGCTACGTCGCCTGAGCGCCAAGGGCAAGGCACCGATCTCGGTTCTTTTCTATCACCGCGTTGCCGACGAACAGCCCAACGACTGGACGATCCCAAGCGATCTGTTTCAAGAGCAGATGGAGTGGATTCGCGAGCGGTTTGACGTGATCGATATGCAAGAGGTCCAGCGACGGATTCGCCAGCAAGACAGCCGGCGTCCCGCGGTCCACATCACGTTCGACGACGGATACGCGGAGAACTGCCGGTTTGCGTTGCCCTATCTGATTCGCAACAAGATGCCCTGCACCTACTTTGTGTCGTATGGCAACTGCGTTACCGGAGATCCATTCCCGCACGACGTCGCCGCGGGCTGCCCTTTGCCCGTCAATTCGCTGGACGAATTGAAAGCTCTTGCCGGAACAAGCGTCGAGATCGGGTACCACACACGGACGCATTGCGATTGCGGTAACTTGATTACCGCCGACGACTTCCGCGACGAAATCACCGATGGCGCCGCCGAGATGCGGGCTGCTTTGGACATGCCGCTGCGCTACTTTGCGTTTCCTTACGGCTTGCCCGACAACATTCCGATCGCGGGCATCCAAGCTGCCTATGCCGCTGGATTCCAAGGTTTTTGCAGCGCTTACGGTGCGTACAACCTGCCCGGCCAAGATGCCTTTCACATCCGCCGGATACACGGCGACGCCGAGATGTCGCGATTCAAAAACTGGCTGTCGTTCGATGCCCGCAAGCTGTATCAGCGTCCCGAGATCCGATACTGGTTGCCGCCGGCAAACAACTGGGAACAAACCCAAGAACTCGTCGGCTAA